Genomic segment of Bacteroidota bacterium:
GCCTGGGCATCAATAGTTTCGTACAGTAGAATTTATCTTGGAGTTCATTATCCGGGCGATGTTGTTGGTGGTGCAATCCTTGGTTTACTTTTAGGTTTTTTAGTCTTTTACATTTATAACTTTTTTGAAAGAAAATGGATAAATCAATTGAGTATTGAAAATTGAGTATTGTAAGTGTATTTTTGTAAATTTCAGTTTTATAACAAATTTTTGACAGTGAATTATTTAGAAAAATTAAATACAAATCAAAGAGAGGCGGTAGTAAATTATGAAGGTGCTTCCTTGATAATTGCTGGAGCAGGCTCCGGAAAAACACGAGTACTTACCTACCGAATTGTACATTTATTGAATAAAGGAGTACCGCCTTCAGCAATATTGGCACTGACTTTTACCAACAAAGCAGCCAAAGAAATGAAAGAAAGAATTGCTTCGGTGGTAGGAAATGATGTTGCGAGATATTTATGGATGGGGACTTTTCATTCCAAATTTGCAAGTATTTTACGTCAGGAAGCCGAGAAATTGAATTACCCAACCAATTTTTCGATTTACGATACTCTTGATTCGAAAAATCTTTTGAAAACAATTATCGAAGATTTAAGTTTAGACAATCAGCTTTATAAGCCGGCTGAGATTCTAGGGCGTATTTCGAAAGCCAAAAACAATATGTTGTCTCCCCATGAATATGAGCAAAACGAACAAATAATTTCGTACGACAAAATGAGACGACAAAATGAAAACTACAGAATTTACCATGTATATACTGACAGATGCAAAAAAGCCGGTGCAATGGATTTCGATGATTTGTTGATGAATACCATATTTCTTTTTAGAGATTTCCCGGAGACTTTAAAAAAATATCAAAACCTCTTCAAATATATTTTGGTTGACGAATATCAAGACACAAATTTCACACAATATTTAATAGTTAAAAAGCTTGCCGAATTGCACAATAATATTTGTGTGGTTGGCGACGATGCACAAAGCATTTATTCGTTTCGAGGAGCAAAAATCGAAAATATTTTAAATTTCAAAAAGAATTATCCCGAACATCAGGTTTTTAAGCTTGAACAAAACTATAGATCGACACAAACTATTGTAAATGCAGCAAATAGTTTAATAAAAAGAAATAGAAGACAAATCCCAAAAAGTGTATTTTCGAAAAATCAGATTGGAGGAAAAATTAAAATTTATAACTCATTGACCGATAAAGACGAAGGGCGATTTGTTTCAAATTCTATCGCCGACACAAAACTTTCAACATATTTTGATTACAGAGACTATGCAATTCTGTACCGTACAAATGCTCAGTCAAGAATTTTTGAAGAAGCTCTTCGGCGATTGAATATTCCTTACAAAATTTATGGAGGTCTGTCTTTTTATCAACGAAAAGAGATTAAAGATATGATTTCATATTTTCGTTTTGTGATAAATCCTCTTGATGTAGAAGCATTTAAACGAATAATAAACTATCCTTCACGAAAAATAGGAAAAACTACAGTCGATAAAATCGAAAAATATTCAATTAATCACAATATCTCAATCTGGGCTTTACTACAAAAAATAGATGAGCACGATTTAAAAATAAACAAAAATACACAGAATAAAATTCTTCTTTTTGTCGAGTTGATTAAGGATTTTGTCGAGTTTTCAAAAGAGAATGATGCCTACATTACTGCTGAATATATAATGAAAAAAAGCAATATTATTGGCGAAGTAAAAGGAGATAATACTCTTATTGAAAGTATGGGCAGATTGCAAAATATTGAAGAATTAGTAAATAGTATTCAAGATTTTGTGGCAAACAATCAAGACGAAAATCAAGTAATTAAATTGGAAGATTACATTCAAAATGTTTCACTGCTCACCAATACCGACAAAGAAAAAGAAGAGGATTTCGACAAAGTTAGCTTAATGACCATCCATTCTGCAAAAGGTTTGGAGTTTAAAAATGTTTATGTTGTAGGACTCGAAGAAAACCTTTTCCCATCGTCGATGATGATAGAATCGGAAAAAGATATTGAAGAAGAAAGAAGGCTTTTTTATGTAGCTATAACTCGTGCCGAACAAAATTTGACTATTTCATACGCAAAATCACGATATAAATGGGGGAAAGTTGTAGATTCTAACAAAAGCAGATTTATAGATGAAATAGATTCTCAATTTGTTGAAAGTAACAAACAGCATTCTGCAAAATCAAATGCAGGCAATTGGGAAAATAAATTTAACTCATTTGCATCATCGTCAAAAACGAATTTTAGGGAACGAACTTCTGAAAAACCAACTTATACGAAAAGTACCCCGTCATTCGGCTCAAATAAAAATTACACAAAAATTGACAGTAGTCCCAACATAAGCCAAGCCTCAGCAAACAATGATAATAAATTTCAAATTGGGATGACAGTAGAACACGATCGTTTTGGTAAAGGCAAAGTAATAAACATTGAAGGAAACCCGCCAAACACCAAAGTAATCGTATATTTTCCATCGGAAGGAAACAAAACTCTTTTGTTGAAATTTGCTAAATTGAAAGTTGTTGGTTGAAACAAAACAGAAAAACTACATCCAATAATTCTGCCCTACTATTTTGAAAATAGAATTTATTCTATTTCGAATCCGATTTTTCTGTATCAAAATACCTATCATTCAAAACTTTAATAACTGTATCGGTAATATCCAGTGATTGGTTAGCAAGCAAAATGTTCCCGCCAAGGACATGATTTAAAATGAATTGATAATTGAAATCTTCATTATACTCTTCAAGATAGTTTGAAACAGTATCGAGCAATTGTAAATTCATTTTGGCTTGCTCATTTAAAAATCTATTTGATAAATCTTCTTGCAAAATTTGCAATTCTTCTTGCTGTTTTTGCAATTCAATCCTTTGATTTTCTTCGCTGGCAGCAGTCAAAAAACCTCTTCGTTGTGCTTTATTTTGAAACTCAATATATTTTCCTTCAAAATCGCGCATCTTATTTTGAAAATCGTTTTCAAATGAAATTTTTCGCTCAACTAATTTATCCTGAAGTTCAAGCGCAAACTTATAATTCATAAGCAAAGAATCGGTATTTACAAAAACAATTGATGCAGCTCTTTCTTGCATATTATTGTCAACTATCATTTTAGGAGTAGCTTTCATTTCCACATTTTCAGTTTTTTCACTGAAATGAAAGACATAAAGGACAATAACCGCAACTAACAATACTACATTTAAAACAACAGATAGATTTTTCATAAATTATTTTTTTAATTGTTCGTTCAACCATTTATTAATTATACTTAGCACATTTTCCGAAAATGTTTCTTCAATTTTTGAATACTCTGAAGGAGCACCAGTTTCAGCAGTTTGAAACAGATGATTTAAACCAGGCATTTCCAAAATTTTATAGTTTGAATTTCCGCCAATTTTCAACGCTTTTTCAATTGCTTGAAGGTTGGTTTTTGCATCAACCTGTAAATCCTTACTTCCATTTATTGCCAAAACCGGACAGCGAGTTTTTTGCAAATATTCTTGTGGATCGAGCTTCAAAAAATACACAAACCAGGGTGAAAGTATCTGTCTGATAGTCAATTCAATTTGGTCTGACGAAAGTCCGTTTTTTCTTTTTTCAGAATCGTCCATTCCATGCGAATAACTCAAATATATTTTCCTTATTTTTTTTGCTGCCTTTTCATAATCCAAATCGTTTGAAACAACAGCATATATCTTTTTTGAAATTTTCACCGACTTTCTAATTTCTTTTTCACTTTCTCCACCGATCCGTTTTATTTCTTCTGTCTGCTTAAGCAAAATATCTTTGCCGACAATTCCGGGGGCTGCAAGCAAAACTACACCGGCCAAATTTTCATTTTTTGCAGCAATCATAGAAGCAATCATTCCACCTTCGCTATGGCCAATTAATACAATTTTTCCTGCATCTATTTTTTTATGATTTTGAAGAAATTTTATTGCAGCTTTTGTGTCGCTGGCAAAGTTTTCGGTTGTTGCAGTGGCAAAATCTCCTGTCGATTCGCCAAAACCTCGGTCGTCGTACCGAAGCACGGCAAATCCATTTCTCGTAAGATAATCTGCAATCACTAAAAATGGTTTATGTCCAAGAATTTCTTCATCGCGATTTTGAGCTCCGGAACCCGAAATTAAAATTATAGCAGGAAATTTCATGCCTCTGTCGGGGAAAGTTAAAGTTCCGGCAAGAGTAAGGTCTGCATCCTTATTCTTAAAAAAAACTTCATTTTCAATATATGGAAATGGAGGTTTAGGTTCCTGAGGTCTCTTAATTGCAGGCAAAGAATCTACCTTCTGAAAATTTAAAGGCAATGCAGAAAAACCTTGATACCAAGTTCCTTCAAGCTTGTCAAAATCTTCATTAATTCGACCAAGGTATTTTGAATAAATCG
This window contains:
- a CDS encoding UvrD-helicase domain-containing protein, whose translation is MNYLEKLNTNQREAVVNYEGASLIIAGAGSGKTRVLTYRIVHLLNKGVPPSAILALTFTNKAAKEMKERIASVVGNDVARYLWMGTFHSKFASILRQEAEKLNYPTNFSIYDTLDSKNLLKTIIEDLSLDNQLYKPAEILGRISKAKNNMLSPHEYEQNEQIISYDKMRRQNENYRIYHVYTDRCKKAGAMDFDDLLMNTIFLFRDFPETLKKYQNLFKYILVDEYQDTNFTQYLIVKKLAELHNNICVVGDDAQSIYSFRGAKIENILNFKKNYPEHQVFKLEQNYRSTQTIVNAANSLIKRNRRQIPKSVFSKNQIGGKIKIYNSLTDKDEGRFVSNSIADTKLSTYFDYRDYAILYRTNAQSRIFEEALRRLNIPYKIYGGLSFYQRKEIKDMISYFRFVINPLDVEAFKRIINYPSRKIGKTTVDKIEKYSINHNISIWALLQKIDEHDLKINKNTQNKILLFVELIKDFVEFSKENDAYITAEYIMKKSNIIGEVKGDNTLIESMGRLQNIEELVNSIQDFVANNQDENQVIKLEDYIQNVSLLTNTDKEKEEDFDKVSLMTIHSAKGLEFKNVYVVGLEENLFPSSMMIESEKDIEEERRLFYVAITRAEQNLTISYAKSRYKWGKVVDSNKSRFIDEIDSQFVESNKQHSAKSNAGNWENKFNSFASSSKTNFRERTSEKPTYTKSTPSFGSNKNYTKIDSSPNISQASANNDNKFQIGMTVEHDRFGKGKVINIEGNPPNTKVIVYFPSEGNKTLLLKFAKLKVVG
- a CDS encoding alpha/beta hydrolase, producing MKRLIFSFLIISSLVCNNRNAYSQSIVGNWLGSLDVGGTELRLVLKVSLNKSDSLIASLDSPDQGAKDIEVNFIELKNDTLVLKLKSIYSKYLGRINEDFDKLEGTWYQGFSALPLNFQKVDSLPAIKRPQEPKPPFPYIENEVFFKNKDADLTLAGTLTFPDRGMKFPAIILISGSGAQNRDEEILGHKPFLVIADYLTRNGFAVLRYDDRGFGESTGDFATATTENFASDTKAAIKFLQNHKKIDAGKIVLIGHSEGGMIASMIAAKNENLAGVVLLAAPGIVGKDILLKQTEEIKRIGGESEKEIRKSVKISKKIYAVVSNDLDYEKAAKKIRKIYLSYSHGMDDSEKRKNGLSSDQIELTIRQILSPWFVYFLKLDPQEYLQKTRCPVLAINGSKDLQVDAKTNLQAIEKALKIGGNSNYKILEMPGLNHLFQTAETGAPSEYSKIEETFSENVLSIINKWLNEQLKK
- a CDS encoding OmpH family outer membrane protein, translated to MKNLSVVLNVVLLVAVIVLYVFHFSEKTENVEMKATPKMIVDNNMQERAASIVFVNTDSLLMNYKFALELQDKLVERKISFENDFQNKMRDFEGKYIEFQNKAQRRGFLTAASEENQRIELQKQQEELQILQEDLSNRFLNEQAKMNLQLLDTVSNYLEEYNEDFNYQFILNHVLGGNILLANQSLDITDTVIKVLNDRYFDTEKSDSK